From the genome of Papaver somniferum cultivar HN1 chromosome 2, ASM357369v1, whole genome shotgun sequence, one region includes:
- the LOC113349505 gene encoding uncharacterized protein LOC113349505, whose translation MVGVSKRLSIEDYADFFQNPQQHYLNKQHLNQILSMHGYPTLKVPRADLMEELKTLTMESPFRSTLREKNTSASASLLNPDEIKKDLATIRWNEWSIDSVQIHRSGVSSPVEEERQYSVKFVNSAEKSSKTKRQGLTDISNLPAAANLNSSNSKQVQPKKKKKISPDSDTPAATTVQGLTDITNLPSAPNPNSSNSKQVQVQPKKKKISPDSGTPAATTVQGLTDISNLPSAPNLNSSNSKQVKPKKKKISPDSDMGGKRKKTISGALDWLSSRLVVSSTEMKSHGSDVL comes from the exons atggttgGGGTTTCAAAGCGGTTAAGTATAGAAGATTATGCCGATTTCTTTCAGAATCCTCAGCAGCATTATCTCAATAAGCAACATCTTAACCAG ATACTGAGCATGCATGGATATCCGACACTGAAAGTTCCCAGG GCTGATTTGATGGAAGAATTGAAAACATTGACAATGGAATCACCATTCAGATCAACACTGAGAGAGAAGAAtacatctgcatctgcttcacttcttaATCCTGATGAGATTAAAAAAGACCTTGCAACTATCCGATGGAATGAATGGTCAATTGATTCCGTCCAAATTCACAGATCTGGTGTTTCTTCCCCTGTTGAAGAAGAACGTCAATATTCCGTCAAGTTTGTTAATTCAGCAGAGAAATCATCAAAAACTAAGAGACAAGGTCTCACTGATATCTCTAATCTACCTGCAGCAGCTAATCTCAACTCGTCAAACTCTAAACAGGTTcaaccaaagaagaagaagaaaatatcacCAGATTCCGATACGCCGGCGGCAACAACTGTTCAAGGTCTCACCGATATCACTAATCTGCCTTCAGCACCTAATCCCAACTCGTCAAACTCAAAACAGGTTCAAGTtcaaccaaagaagaagaaaatatcacCAGATTCCGGTACGCCGGCGGCAACAACTGTTCAAGGTCTCACTGATATCTCTAATCTGCCTTCAGCACCTAATCTCAACTCGTCCAACTCAAAACAGGTtaaaccaaagaagaagaaaatatcacCGGATTCGGATATGGGTGGTAAAAGGAAGAAAACGATAAGTGGAGCTCTTGATTGGTTATCTTCACGGTTAGTTGTCAGTAGTACTGAAATGAAATCACACGGTTCAGATGTTCTTTAA